Genomic DNA from Dehalogenimonas lykanthroporepellens BL-DC-9:
ATCCGGCCCCGGCAAAGATGACATCGATTTTTTCTTCGATGGCGGTTTTTACCAGATCGGCAAAATCGGTCAGAGCAACCATGATGTTGACACCAAGAACCCCTTTCGTCTGCTCCCTGGCTTTTCTTATCTCCTTGCGCAACCCCCTGATGTTGGCCTCGAAGAAATTGGTGGTAAAATCCCGTTCAAATAACCCAACACCGGGAGCCGCAATAACACCCACTCCTCCGGCGTTGGCCACCGCCGAAGCCAGACCGGACATCGAAATGCCGACCGCCATGCCACCTTGAACGAGAGGTAACCGGGCTTTATGCTGACCTATGCGTAAAGACGGCGGTTTATACCACCTGCTGAATTCTTCCAGTTCAGCGCTTATGTCGTCTCTCGAAACCGTTTCCAAATCATTCTCCTAGAATGTCGTATGATGAAGAGTATAGTATTTTTGTTCGTAACGTCAAGTTCTTCGACCGTTCAGGGCATTTCCAGATAATAGCCCAACCCCGGCTTGCTCATGATGGCCGGACAGGGTGTTTTACTTTCTTCCAGTTTGCGCCGCAAGCGACCTATATATACTCTCAAGGCGTTAACTGCACCGGGATAGTTCTCGCCCCAGATAATCTCTGCCAACCTGTCGTGGCTGACTACGTTTCCTTTATTGCGCATGAGTTGAGACATTATCAGCCCCTCGGTTCGGGTCAGCTCCAGTTCACCGTTATCGGCACATTGCAGAACGTTCCGGGCAGTATCCAGGGTGAAACCGCTGAAGCTGATGACCGGTGGCTCGCTGGCCGCGGCCTGACGCCGAAGGAGGGTCCTGACCCTGGCCAGCAGTTCCATTTGCCGGAACGGTTTGACAACATAATCGTCAGCCCCCCATTCCAGCCCTTTTACGATGTCCTGCTCATCGCCCCGGGCGGTGAGGACCATAATCAGGACCTGTGATGACTGCCTGATACTCTTCAAAACCTCGAACCCGTCCATATCGGGCAGACCCAGATCAAGAATAACCACCTCCGGATTTTCCGCCTGCGCCAGGCTTACTCCCTCCTTACCGAACCTGGCGGTGAACAGTTCCGCGTCCGGCATATTCATATTGAAAGCCAGTTCCAGGTAATCAACGATAGTCCGGTCATCCTCGATAATCAACACCTTCATTTAGTTGCCTCCTTTATCAACGGATCAGTTTTATTAACCGGCACCTCGACAGTAAAGGTACTGCCTTTACCCTCTTCACTGTTTACGGTGATATACCCATGATGAAGTTCGACCAGCCGCCTGGCCAGTGCCAGACCCAACCCAAGGCCGCCGTGACGGGCGCCGCTTTTCTTGAGCCTGCGGTAAGGCAGAAAGATATTTTCATGTTCATCTTCGGAAATACCAAGGCCGTTGTCGCACACCTCGATACGCAAATTTCCTGATACGATTCGAGCTTTCAGTTCGATAACCCCCCCGCTGGGTGTATACTTGAAAGCGTTGTTAAGCAAGTTCATCACGGTCTGGTCCAGGCGGTTGGCATCCGCCCAGACGCGACCGAGGTCATCCGGAACATCAACGATAAACCGCTGGCCGTTAGCCTGAGCTTCAACCCTGGCATATTCCGCCGTTTTCCTGAGAACAAAGGCAGCATCGATATAAGTGCAGTTGAGTTCCAGCAGACCCATCTGGCCTTTTTCAAGGTCAAAAAGCTGACTTACCGTTCGGTTCAGGTTGACCGCACCCATGTGCACGTTTTCAGCCATCCTGTTCCATGGCGCCTCTGTCAATCCCTGCACCAGAGCTTCACTGGCCCCGAGTAACGGAGTCAGCGGGGTCTTGAGATCATGGACCAGGGCATGCGTAAACATCCGGCGTTGCTCAATTTGCTCGGTCAACTGGGCGTTAACCTGCGCCAGAGCGGCTGTTCTTTCCTCCACCAGTTCTTCCAGTCTGGTTTGATGAAGCACCAGTTCCTGTTCCATTATCTTGCGCTCGGTGACATCTGCGGCGATAATGCCGATGCCGTCATTGACCCGGAATATCTTGACATCCAGATACCGTGGGTCACCGGAAGATTCTTCTGTCGCCAGGGAGTAATTGATGGTTCCGCCCTCGGTCAGCACACGGCGGTACTCATCGGCATGGTCAGTAAACCCGACACTTCTCCCTAAGTCGAAGATATGAGCACCCAGGCTTTCCTCGCGGGTACGCCCGGATAGAGCGAATGCCGCCGGATTGGCTTCAACCAGTTTCAAACCGGCATCATAAAGATAAAAGGCATCTGTCGCCGAGTTTATGAAAGCCGCCAGCTGTCTCTGGGAAACCCTCAGTGCCTCTTCGGCATTTTTCCGGCGGCTCACATCCCAGGCAAAGACGAAATTATATTCCTGATCTCCGTATTTAACGTAACTGCCGCTGACTTCCACCGGAAAAATTCTTCCATCTCTAGCTCTGAAAACGGATTCCAAGACCGATGTCTGCACTCTTTTGAAGTTTTCCCACATCACTGGCCACATGGAAGGCGGAAAATTGACATCCACCTGATGTATGGTCATATTGAGGAGTTCGTTGCTGGAATATCCCAGAGCCTTGACCGCGCCTTCGTTGGCGTACACTATCCGCCCCTGGTCGTTGACCCAGAGTATCAGACCGCCGGATTTATCCAGGAAAAACCGGCTGATATAAAGGGCTTCACTGGTCTGTTTGCGATGGCTGATATCCCTTAAAAAAACCACCAGGCGCTCCCGGCCGCAGACATCGGTCAGGGTACTGCCGACTTCTACCGGCAGTAGTGTGCCGTCAAGCCGGCGCAACTGGTATTCCCGCTCAACGACCACCGGACTGGAATCAACATCATCGGATAGCTGGAACTCCGGAATCAATTCAAGGAAATTTCCGGGTGGCGCCGTCCGTTCATCATAACCGCTCAATCTGGTCATGGAGGCATTGACCGCCATAATATCAAAGGAAACTCTATCAAGAATAGTTGCGGCCCAGGGCATCAATTGAAACAGACGATGTATCTCCTGGATGACCAGGCTATCAGGAATAGGCGATATACCAGCGGTAACCCTGGTCAGCGGTTTGTCATGGGGTGGCGGTTTATTTTCAGCCATACGGCCATATTATAATTGTTAACCTGTAGTTTGTGAATATTTTTACCGCAAATAAGGATAATTGTCCATAATGCCCATTATTCCGGAACGGCATTACTCAGGGCTTTCAGTACCAGTTCGGACAACGCGGGATGAATATGAATGCCGGAGGCGATATGGTCGATACCGCCTTCGTTGGCCATGGCATTGACGACCTCCTGTACCAGCACCGAAGACCATGGGCCAACAATATGAGCACCTAGTATTTTGCCGGTATCCTGCTCGAGGATAATCTTGGCAAACCCGTCATCGTCCATCATCGCTGTTCCAAGGGCGGTGTCCTTGTAATCCGCCCTGCCCACCATTATCTTGGTGTGGTTTTTCCGGGCTGTGGCTTCGGTCAGGCCAACAGATCCGATCTGAGGATGAGTAAAAACAGCATGCGGTGATGACTGATAGTCCATGACTGCCTGATGCCCGTGAAGTCCATTGGCGGCGGCGACCGCGGCCTCGGCATGGGCGGTATGAGTGAACTGTTCCCTGCCGTTGATATCACCGAAGGCATAGATGCCTTTGACACCGGTCTCCAGATGTTCGTTGACCTTGATGAACCCCGGTTCATCGGTTTCGATACCCGACTGCTTTACCTTCAACAGGTCGGTATTGGGGATGCGGCCGGTAGCCACCAGCAATTTCTGAGCCCGGACACTGTCCGCGCCACTGCCCCCCGCCCTTTCATAATTGACTATAAATCCGAGCTGGTCGCCAGCTGAAGCGACATCGGTAACCCTGGCTCCGGTTATCACTTCCATCCGACGTCGCAAGGCTCGGGTGACGGTTTCGATAATCTCCGGCTCCTCCCCGGTCAGGATATCGGAACGCATTTCCAGCAGGGTAACCCGGGTGCCCATGGCTTCGAAGAAGTGAGCGAACTCCACACCGATGTATCCGCCCCCGATTATGACCAGACTGTCCGGTCGCTCTTCCAGTTCCAGGAGTGTTTCATTGGTAAGATAGTCCACATTGTTGAGCCCCTGAATCGGCGGCACCGCCGGTCGGGTTCCAGCGGCGATGAATATCTTTTCGGCCTTGATTTCCGTCGAGCCTACCCGCAGGGTATAAGGCGCTATGAACTCCCCGGTGCCGTCGTAGAAATCCAGGGCATCTGAACTTTCCAGATACCGCCGTATGCCAGAGCTGTCCTCATGTACCACCTGACGCATCCGCTTCATGATGGCCGGAAAATCAATGCTTTCCACCCGTCCTTCAACCCCAAGCCGCGCGGCTTCTCTTATCTCCATAATGCGGTCAGCCGGGAAAATAAGCATCTTCGATGGAATACAGCCGACGTTAAGGCAGGTGCCGCCAACCGGCCCCCGGTCCACCAGAGCCGCCTTGAGGCCAAGTTCAACCGCATTGTCCAGAACATCCAGCCCGGCACCGGACCCGATGACGATTACGTCATAGTGTTTCATGGCCGCCTCCTTGAATCTGACGTCCCGACCATTGTATCACTCCCGGGAACAGCCCCCTAACCTCCGGGCCGGGTTGCCTTAAGAACGGGCGGCTTATATACTGAACTAAACATGAGGGGGCAGTATGTGGCAGTTCGACACCACGTTTTCAGACATTATCCAGCGAACGCCTAATGTAAAATCATTCCGTTTTCCGGTCAGCCCGGCGGAAGCGCCCTTCAAGGCCGGGCAGTATTTTTTTGTTACCCTGCAGGTCGGAGGGGAACCGGCCTTGCACCACTTCACCATTTCCAGTTCGCCCGGCGACAACTATCTGGAGTTCACCAAGAAAATCACTTCCCACCCCTATTCGCTGGCCCTCGACGCCGCGCGACCCGGCGACCCGGTCAGCATCAAAGGTCCGGCCGGCGCCTTTACCCTGCCGCCGGATGACGGTCGCCTGGTCTTTCTGACCGGCGGTATCGGCATCACTCCGGTCAGAAGCATGCTGGGTGATATCGCTGAAGGCAGAACGGAAAAATTTGAAATTGAGGTAATCTGCGCCAATGAGCGGCTGGAAGACATGGTCTTCCACGATGAACTCCGGGCAATGTCAGCTGACCTGCCCGGATTAAGAATACACAACGTCCTTTCGCAACCGCCGCAAAACTGGACCGGCGAAACAGGGCGTATCGACAAAAGTCTTATTATGAAGCTGATACCTGATTACATTGATCGGCGTTTCTTTATTTCCGGCCCGCCGTCCATGGTGATATCGATCCAGGAGCAACTGGCCGCGCTGAAAATCCCTCTGGACCACATCATGAGAGATTCCTTCACCGGATATGATTGATGCGGTCATGACAACCGAAACACGGAGGGACGGATGACACTGATCAGACATGACCGGACGGCTTTCGGACGCCCCGGTTCGGCACCGAACTGGACGGGCGGCGCCAAGGATGGCGTCGGTACCGCCCGTAACTCGGTCAGCCGGGTCTGGTTTACCCTGTCCCGGGGAATGGTCACCGAGCTGTTCTACCCAACCATCGACCAGCCACAGGTCAGACACCTGGAACTCCTGGTAAGCGATGGCGAGAGTTTTGTCCAGTCGGAAAGCCGCCATCTGTTTACCGAAACCCGGACGATAACGCCCCACAGCCTGAGTTACCGTGTCATCAACTCCGACCCCGAAGGGCGTTATGTCATCAATAAAACCGTCATCGCCGACCCGTCGTCGCCATGTATCCTGCAGAAGGTCGAAACCAGCGGCGCCAGTGAATGGCTTTCCCGTCTTAAGTTGTTCGTCCAATGCGCACCCCATCTTGCCGGGGGCGGCTGGAACAATAACGCCATGGTGGTGGAATCTGCCGGCAGAACACTGCTGGCGGCCGAAAAAGACGGTACATGGCTGGTGCTGGGGGCGAATGTGCCCTTCATAAAGGTGTCCTGCGGTTACAGCGGCGTCAGCGACGGCTGGAGAGACCTGGCCGAAGACCACCGGCTGGACTGGGAGTTCAATAGCGCTACCGACGGTAACGTCGTCCTGACAGCGGAACTGCCGGTCGACAAACCTGGCGGCTTCACCCTCGGACTGGCTTTCGGCGACAGCCTTCAGCACGCCATCACCAATCTGTTCCATTCTCTGGCATTACCGTTCGAGGAACGCCTTTCACTGTACGACACCCAGTGGTCAAGCTATTACCGGACACTAAGGTCACTGGAAAAATACTCTACTGACGGCGGCACGCTGGCCCAGGCGAGTGTCGCCCTGCTGTCATCCCATGAGGATAAAACTTACCCTGGAGCCTTCATCGCTTCGATGTCAATACCCTGGGGCGAAAGCCGCGCGGCCGGCGACGGGGGCGCCGGTTATCACCTGGTGTGGACCCGTGACATGGTTAATACCGTCACCGGCCTGCTGGCCGCCGGCGATTCAGAACCGGCTCGCCGGGCACTGGTCTATCTGTCGGCGGCCCAGGGCAGTGAGGGCAATTTCCCGCAGAACTTCTGGCTGGACGGCCGGCCTCACTGGCAGGGCGTTCAACTGGACGAAGTAGCCTTCCCGGTACTGCTGGCCTGGAAAATGCACCGCGCCAGGACTCCGGTAGGCATCGATACCTACCCGCTGATAACCCGGGCGGCCGCGTTCCTGATTGATTACGGCCCGGCCACCGAACAGGAACGCTGGGAGGAGAATTCCGGGTATTCCCCCTCGACACTGGCGTCCAACATCGCCGCGCTCATCTGCGCCGCGTCTTTCTGCCGGGAATATGGCGATGCGACTACGGGAGCTTTCATCGAGGATTACGCCGATTTCCTCGAAGCCCACCTGGAACAGTGGACGGTGACCGACCGGGGTCGTCTGACCAAGGGCATCACCCGTCATTACATCCGCATCAATCCGGTGGCGGTCGATGGTATTCACCATGACGATACCCCCGGTGACAAGACGATTTACCTGCAGAACCAGGAACCGGGAAACTCAGCCGAGTTTCCGGCCCGCGATATCGTCGATGCCGGCTTCCTGGAACTGGTACGTTACGGCATCCGTGCGGCTGACGATCCGCTTATCCGGGACTCCCTGAAAGTCATCGACGCGGTACTCAAGGTCGATACCCCATTCGGTCAGGTATGGCGCCGCTACAATCATGACGGCTACGGCCAGCGAACGGACGGCGGCGATTATCAGGGCTGGGGACGCGGCGGCGGCTGGCCGCTGTTGACCGGCGAACGGGCGCATTACGAACTGGCCGCCGGAGGCGACATCAACCAATACCTGACCGCCATGGAGGGGTTTTCATCCTACACCGGCCTGTTGCCGGAACAGGTCTGGGACCGGGACGATTTACCGGAGGCGGGCATGTACCAGGGGCGTCCGACCGACGCCGCCATGCCGTTAATGTGGGCGCATGCCGAATATATAAAGCTGTTGCGCTCACGAGCTGACGGCCAGGTCTTTGACCGGATACCTGAAGTAGCCGACCGGTATCTGAAGAAGAACCGACAGAGAACCGAACATGAAGTCTGGAAGCCCAATTATCGGCCGTCTTATATCCGGGCCGGAACCCGGTTGAGAGTGATTACTCCGGGATCTTTCCAACTGGTGTGGACGATGGATGACTGGTCTACCGTCAATAAGACCCAAGCTACAGCCACCGGCATCGGTCTGTATTATGTCGACCTGGCCACCGCCCCAAAACAGCGACAGCCGGTGATATTCACTTTTTTCTGGACCGGTGAAGACCGTTGGGAAGGCCGAAATTATGAAGTCAAGGTAAAAGGAGCCGAAGAATGAAAATAGGTATGATAGGACTCGGCCGGATGGGCGGCAATATCACCCGCCGGTTGCTAAGAGCCGGTCATGAAGTCGCCGCGTACGACCCGGTGCCGTCAGCGGTGGCCACAGTCGCCGAGGAAGGCGCTGTCGGCACCGCTTCACTGGAAGAACTGGTCGCGGCGCTGGCACCGCCCCGGGCGCTCTGGCTGATGGTGCCTGCCGGCGAGCCGACGGAAGATACCCTCGCCCGGCTGGGAGATTTGCTGGACGCGGGGGATACCGTCATCGACGGCGGCAATTCCTATTACCGGGACAGCATGCGGCGGGCTACCATGCTGGCGGACAAAGGCATTACCCTTTTGGATGCCGGTACCTCCGGCGGCGTCTGGGGCTTGACTGAAGGCTATTGTCTGATGATCGGCGGCGATGAAGCCGCTTTCCTGCGACTGGAGACGGTATTTCAGACACTGGCGCCGTCGCCCGAACATGGCTACGCCCGGGTCGGCCCGTCAGGTGCTGGCCATTTCGTCAAGATGGTACACAACGGCATCGAGTATGGCCTGATGCAGGCATATGCCGAGGGCTTCGAACTGATGCAGGCCAAGGAAGAATTCAACCTCGACCTGGCCGAAATATCGGAATTATGGCGTTACGGGAGCGTGGTCAGGTCATGGCTCCTGGATTTGAGCGCCTCGGCGCTCAAGGACGACCCGGAACTGTCCGGACTGGCTTCCTGGGTGGCCGATTCCGGCGAAGGCCGCTGGACAACCGAAGAAGCCATTGAACTGGGCGTTCCGTTGCCGGTCATTACCCTGGCTCTGCAGGCGCGCTTCCGTTCACGGCAGGCGGAGCCGTTTTCCGGCAAACTCCTGGCGGCCATGCGCCAGAAGTTCGGCGGTCATGCCGTCAAGCCGGCGGAATAGCCCGGCCCCACTCTTGGACGAAGTATCGACATAAGGAGAAGACAGATGAAAGCCATCGGCATGATTCGCGGCGAAAGCGGGGTCACCGAACTTGAAATACCCCGGCCAAAAATTACCGCCGCAGACGATGTGCTCATAAAAGTCCGTGAAGTTGGCCTGGACGGTACCGATTTCGGCATCCTGGCCAAAAATCGGCCGGATATTGCCCCCGGCGCCGATTACATGGTGCTGGGCCACGAAATGACCGGCCGAATCGAAGCCGTGGGGCCGGCGGTGACAACGCTCAAGCCAGGCGACCTGGTGACGGTCACCGTCCGCCGCGGTTGCGGCATCTGTCATCCCTGCCTGGAGAACCAGAGCGACATGTGCATGACCGGACTGTATACCGAACGGGGCATCCACAAGCTGGACGGTTTTCTTTCCGAATACGTCGTCGACAGGGAGCAGTATGTGGTCAAAGTTCCCGACGACTGTACCGACATGGCAGTGCTGTCCGAACCGATATCCATCGTTGAAAAGGGCATCGAACAGATAAGGTTGATTCAGTCCCGACTGCCCTGGAACTGCGTTCACCCGGAACACACTTTCGATTCACCGCTGTGGGGCGGCTGTAAACTGGCCATGGTCATCGGCGCCGGACCGCTGGGGTTGATGGCGGCGGCCTTACTGCGTCTGGCCGGGGCCAGCGTGGTAGTCACCGATATTGTCAATGACAACCACCCCAAGGCCCGACTGGCCGGTTATCTGGAAGCTCAATACATCAATGTCCGCGGACTGACCGCCGAACAGATTATGGAACAGTCTCTAATCAAGGGTGAGAGGCTGGATATAATCTTCGAGGCTTCAGGGGCTTCGGCGATGGCGTTGGAGCTGGTTAACTTTATGTCACGCTCCAGCATCTATGTGATGACAGGTATCCCCCAAAAGGAGCAGAAGGTCGATATCGACGCCGCCGCTATCGTCCGCCAGATGGTGCGCTTCAACCAGGTCATCGTCGGCAGTGTCAATTCCAACAGGCATCACTTCGAGTCGGTAATGAAGTCCATCCCCCTCTTGAAGGAGCGTTTCCCGGAACTGCGTAACCGCGTGCTGACCGACCGTTTTGGTTTTAACGACTATCGGGAAGCCTTTAACCGGCGGAACGCCGAGAGCATCAAGACCTATATCAGCCTGGAGAAAGAGTTTCAGTCCAACAGTTGAGTTTCGTCATCCGGGGCATCGGCCTCTACCCGACGTTCGATGAGTTCCCAGCGCACCATACCGTCTTCGATAAGCTGGCGGATACGGCTCTGGGCCGCGGTCAGGCGGGGGTCCTGTCCGCTCTTCACTTCCATAATAACGATTTCACGGACATCACCTGAGGCCAGGCCGGGAAATACCACCAGGTCTACCGGACTGCCGATGAAACGAGCCTCGGTGGGGTCATAACGGAACTCCGGCAGATAAGGCGCCATCTGTTCGGTAAAACGCCCACCCAGCACTGCTCGGCTCTGAGTGACTGCCTGCCGCGAAGCCCGGGCGACTTCGGTCTGCCAGTAATCCTGTTCCAGTTTCTGCCAATCACGGAACCGGGCTTCAAAACGCCACTTGATGAGGTAGTAGTTGATGGTCACCAGGATGAAGGTGATCACTAACGCCAAGCCGATGATGAGCAGGGTATCCATTAACTGCTCCCGGGTTTGGTCAGCGGCTCCCCCTGCCGGCACAAGGGGCAGTCCTCGGGGCTGTAAGAAGGAGCCGAGGCTTCCAGACAGCCGTACAGCGGCAGACCGTCGAAATCCAGCCCGCCGCCGGAACGATCCACCAGCACCCCGATACCGACCACTTCAGCCTGGTACCCAGCCAGAGCATCCAGGACTTCCCGGATACTCTTACCAGTGGTTAAAACATCATCCACCACCAGCACCCGGCGTCCGGCCGGGATACGGAAGCCACGCCTGAAGGCGCGTTCCCCTGTTTCTAATTTTTCAGCGAAAGCCGCCGGTAAACCCATCTGCCGGGCTGTTTCAAAAGCCAGGATGATACCGCCGGTAGTCGGTCCGACAACCAGTTCGACACCCTTGCCGGCAAAATGCTCGGCTATCAGACCGCACAACGGCACCGCCGCGGCCGGATTCTCAATGACGCGAAACTTTTCCCAGTAAACCGCCGAATGCCGCCCGGAGGTCAGCTTGAAATGACCTTTGAGCACGGCGCCGGAACTGATAAACAGCTCTTCGATGCGCTCCCGGCTCAGTCTGTCATCCGTCATCCGAGGACTCCTACAGACGTTGCCGGCAGGAAAGCCGTCTCGCCGGTTTCCTCGAATTTGTGATTGGGGGCGCCGCCGAAGCTACCCAAGGGCCAGAAGATGAACCAGGCCTTGCCGTGAATATCCTCCCGCTCAATGGTCCAGCCCTGCGATGAATCCAGGCTTACCGGGCGGTTATCGCCCCGCACGTAGTACTCGCCTTCGGGAATCGTCACCGGAGCGATGGTGCGGGAATCCCGATTGACGATATAACGCTCATCGAGCAATTCACCGTTAATGTAGATGAAACCGTCAATTACCTCGACTGTTTCACCGGGCAGACCGATTATGCGCTTGATGAACTCACGCCCGTCATTGTACGGTGACGGAAATACAATGATGTCTCCCCGCTGTGGGTCGCCAAAGGCATAGGCGACCTTGCTCACCAGCAGACGGTCAGCGTCCTTCATGTTGGGGTCCATACTGGTGCCGTCCACGATGGAATTCAGCAAAGTGAACTGAAACAGGATGAATATGGCCAGCGCCCCGACCAGAACGTAGGCAAGTTCAATCAGTGCGGCTTTGACAGCTTTCAAGTCATCTCCTCGGTGTTGTCGGCGGTATTATATCAGACACAGCCGGATTGCGATAACCATGGTAAGGTTTCAGTACATATTGGGCTTTTGCAATGTATGCAAAAGTTCAGAAACATATGGGACTCCCGGGGAGGTGAAACCCGGGAGTCCCATATGTATTGGCCCCTTACATTTAGTTGACACCATGATGTGCGCGTCATAAAATGCAACCAAATTAGTCAGGGAGATTCTGCAATGCCATATTGTTCAAAATGCGGAACAGCCATTAGTGACGGCGACGAATTCTGTAAATCATGCGGTACTAATCTACAAAATAAACCTGCCACAAAAAAAGAGGATGATGTTGTCCGACCTCAAGAAAGCCCACCAACTATTGCCAAACATCCCGTATATGAACCTAATTTCCCTCCTCCGGCAACTCCACCATCTTCTCCACCGCTGTCATCTCGTACATCTACAAAGAAATCAAATAATATAGAAATACTTCTATCGGTCTTTTTGGGTTTAGCAATAATTGGGGCAGGAATTCTTGGTTTTTTATATTTTGATGCAACCAACACAATTGATGTTCGTGATCAAACAATCGGTGAGTTGAATAGTGATATATCAAATCTGCAATCACAATTGTCTGATTCAGAATTTGAATTGACAACCACCAAAAATGACTTCCAAGATTTGAATGACCAATTAAGCACAACGATAAATCAACTAACAACTACTCAAGATCAGCTTACGGAAATTCAGTCCAAATATCCACTCAAGAATTTTTCATCGCTTTTCCAATTACAAGCATGGGCAAACAACCATATCCAACCATATCAACAGTATGCCAATGGAACATATGCAGGAGCTCTGGAAATCCAAGAGGCTGCCATGAATGAAGGGTACTTGGTTTCGGCTTGTTTGGAAGAAACCTCTTCTGGATTATATTTTATAAGTATGCAGGCAATGATTGGGTCAACACTTTATTGGTGGCACCCAGAAGATGGGAATGTATATTTGTACTTGAATAACATCAATTAGCTTAATACCATCGCAATTTGATTAATGGGTGGCATTACAATAAGAGGTACGACTATGAGTTCTAGTTTTCGGAATTTTGTCATTATCTCACTGGTTGTGCTACTAAGTATTAGCGGAGTCAGTGGTTTTGTGGCTTTTCAGACAAGTAATGACCTGAAAGATTCACTGCAGGAGATATCCGGCCTTACAACCCAGTTATCTAGCGCTCGAGATGCCATAAGCGATCTACAAGGCCAACTAGGAAGCCTTAAAAATAACTCTGCCACTCTTAATCAGCAGGCCGCCAAACTAATTAAGAACACCACCGCCAT
This window encodes:
- a CDS encoding Glucan 1,4-alpha-glucosidase (KEGG: npu:Npun_F1795 glycoside hydrolase 15-related~PFAM: Glucodextranase N; glycoside hydrolase 15-related), yielding MTLIRHDRTAFGRPGSAPNWTGGAKDGVGTARNSVSRVWFTLSRGMVTELFYPTIDQPQVRHLELLVSDGESFVQSESRHLFTETRTITPHSLSYRVINSDPEGRYVINKTVIADPSSPCILQKVETSGASEWLSRLKLFVQCAPHLAGGGWNNNAMVVESAGRTLLAAEKDGTWLVLGANVPFIKVSCGYSGVSDGWRDLAEDHRLDWEFNSATDGNVVLTAELPVDKPGGFTLGLAFGDSLQHAITNLFHSLALPFEERLSLYDTQWSSYYRTLRSLEKYSTDGGTLAQASVALLSSHEDKTYPGAFIASMSIPWGESRAAGDGGAGYHLVWTRDMVNTVTGLLAAGDSEPARRALVYLSAAQGSEGNFPQNFWLDGRPHWQGVQLDEVAFPVLLAWKMHRARTPVGIDTYPLITRAAAFLIDYGPATEQERWEENSGYSPSTLASNIAALICAASFCREYGDATTGAFIEDYADFLEAHLEQWTVTDRGRLTKGITRHYIRINPVAVDGIHHDDTPGDKTIYLQNQEPGNSAEFPARDIVDAGFLELVRYGIRAADDPLIRDSLKVIDAVLKVDTPFGQVWRRYNHDGYGQRTDGGDYQGWGRGGGWPLLTGERAHYELAAGGDINQYLTAMEGFSSYTGLLPEQVWDRDDLPEAGMYQGRPTDAAMPLMWAHAEYIKLLRSRADGQVFDRIPEVADRYLKKNRQRTEHEVWKPNYRPSYIRAGTRLRVITPGSFQLVWTMDDWSTVNKTQATATGIGLYYVDLATAPKQRQPVIFTFFWTGEDRWEGRNYEVKVKGAEE
- a CDS encoding 6-phosphogluconate dehydrogenase, decarboxylating (KEGG: xcv:XCV0741 6-phosphogluconate dehydrogenase-like protein~TIGRFAM: 6-phosphogluconate dehydrogenase, decarboxylating~PFAM: 6-phosphogluconate dehydrogenase NAD-binding; 6-phosphogluconate dehydrogenase domain protein), producing MKIGMIGLGRMGGNITRRLLRAGHEVAAYDPVPSAVATVAEEGAVGTASLEELVAALAPPRALWLMVPAGEPTEDTLARLGDLLDAGDTVIDGGNSYYRDSMRRATMLADKGITLLDAGTSGGVWGLTEGYCLMIGGDEAAFLRLETVFQTLAPSPEHGYARVGPSGAGHFVKMVHNGIEYGLMQAYAEGFELMQAKEEFNLDLAEISELWRYGSVVRSWLLDLSASALKDDPELSGLASWVADSGEGRWTTEEAIELGVPLPVITLALQARFRSRQAEPFSGKLLAAMRQKFGGHAVKPAE
- a CDS encoding Alcohol dehydrogenase GroES domain protein (PFAM: Alcohol dehydrogenase GroES domain protein; Alcohol dehydrogenase zinc-binding domain protein~KEGG: cag:Cagg_3495 alcohol dehydrogenase GroES domain protein); translation: MKAIGMIRGESGVTELEIPRPKITAADDVLIKVREVGLDGTDFGILAKNRPDIAPGADYMVLGHEMTGRIEAVGPAVTTLKPGDLVTVTVRRGCGICHPCLENQSDMCMTGLYTERGIHKLDGFLSEYVVDREQYVVKVPDDCTDMAVLSEPISIVEKGIEQIRLIQSRLPWNCVHPEHTFDSPLWGGCKLAMVIGAGPLGLMAAALLRLAGASVVVTDIVNDNHPKARLAGYLEAQYINVRGLTAEQIMEQSLIKGERLDIIFEASGASAMALELVNFMSRSSIYVMTGIPQKEQKVDIDAAAIVRQMVRFNQVIVGSVNSNRHHFESVMKSIPLLKERFPELRNRVLTDRFGFNDYREAFNRRNAESIKTYISLEKEFQSNS
- a CDS encoding Holliday junction resolvase-like protein (PFAM: Holliday junction resolvase-like~KEGG: dev:DhcVS_977 hypothetical protein), producing MDTLLIIGLALVITFILVTINYYLIKWRFEARFRDWQKLEQDYWQTEVARASRQAVTQSRAVLGGRFTEQMAPYLPEFRYDPTEARFIGSPVDLVVFPGLASGDVREIVIMEVKSGQDPRLTAAQSRIRQLIEDGMVRWELIERRVEADAPDDETQLLD
- a CDS encoding orotate phosphoribosyltransferase (KEGG: det:DET1193 orotate phosphoribosyltransferase~TIGRFAM: orotate phosphoribosyltransferase~PFAM: phosphoribosyltransferase), which gives rise to MTDDRLSRERIEELFISSGAVLKGHFKLTSGRHSAVYWEKFRVIENPAAAVPLCGLIAEHFAGKGVELVVGPTTGGIILAFETARQMGLPAAFAEKLETGERAFRRGFRIPAGRRVLVVDDVLTTGKSIREVLDALAGYQAEVVGIGVLVDRSGGGLDFDGLPLYGCLEASAPSYSPEDCPLCRQGEPLTKPGSS
- a CDS encoding signal peptidase I (KEGG: dev:DhcVS_975 signal peptidase I~TIGRFAM: signal peptidase I~PFAM: Peptidase S24/S26A/S26B, conserved region), producing MKAVKAALIELAYVLVGALAIFILFQFTLLNSIVDGTSMDPNMKDADRLLVSKVAYAFGDPQRGDIIVFPSPYNDGREFIKRIIGLPGETVEVIDGFIYINGELLDERYIVNRDSRTIAPVTIPEGEYYVRGDNRPVSLDSSQGWTIEREDIHGKAWFIFWPLGSFGGAPNHKFEETGETAFLPATSVGVLG